A region from the Silene latifolia isolate original U9 population chromosome 7, ASM4854445v1, whole genome shotgun sequence genome encodes:
- the LOC141589846 gene encoding uncharacterized protein LOC141589846 yields MVQILMQFISTPSYSIALNGEVFGFFKGQRGLRQGGPLSPLIFTICLEYFSRILQIVQKHAKFRFHPLCKRIGISHLCFADDLILFCKGDRASIELMVNAFNFFSKASGLQLNRGKCNFYYNGVDEGLVKEVERATGMCRGNVPFGYLGVSVSPKRLSILDCNCLVDKVVDRIRGLGSKQLSYAGRTCHGGLKVCRAEKQGGLGIKNLQIWNCAAIAKYVWWIKKKENHLWVKWVHAIYIKGDICKDYEPPLNSSLAWRKICQIKTLMKDCIWAQNVHYSINYGYSWLLPDTGTVDLAFMASEQRLLTQVRLMNMGIAQHNSCYLCGIMPEDHKHLFIACVYSATCCRLVSDWCSFQIPLANCIQWWIALRSRTLTQKKALTSLSPH; encoded by the exons ATGGTGCAAATACTTATGCAATTTATTAGTACACCTTCTTATTCCATTGCTTTAAATGGAGAGGTGTTTGGTTTTTTTAAGGGACAAAGGGGCCTTAGACAGGGGGGCCCCCTTTCCCCTCTCATCTTCACCATTTGTCTTGAATATTTCAGTAGAATACTCCAAATTGTTCAGAAACATGCTAAGTTCAGATTCCACCCGTTATGCAAGAGGATTGGTATTTCCCATCTCTGTTTTGCTGATGATCTGATCCTGTTCTGCAAAGGAGACAGAGCTTCAATTGAGCTAATGGTGAATGCATTTAATTTTTTCTCCAAAGCTTCAGGGTTACAGCTGAATAGAGGTAAATGCAATTTTTACTATAATGGTGTTGATGAAGGACTGGTAAAGGAAGTTGAGAGAGCTACGGGCATGTGCAGGGGTAATGTTCCTTTTGGGTATCTTGGGGTCAGTGTCTCTCCCAAGAGGTTATCTATTTTGGATTGCAATTGCCTTGTGGATAAAGTTGTTGACAGGATAAGGGGTCTGGGTTCAAAGCAGCTTTCTTATGCTGGGAGG ACCTGCCATGGTGGCTTGAAGGTCTGCAGAGCTGAGAAACAAGGGGGgctaggcatcaagaatcttcaaaTTTGGAACTGTGCTGCCATAGCTAAGTATGTTTGGTGGATTAAGAAGAAAGAAAATCACCTTTGGGTGAAATGGGTTCATGCTATTTATATTAAGGGTGATATCTgtaaagattatgaaccacctttAAATTCCAGCTTGGCATGGCGTAAAATCTGTCAAATTAAGACTCTGATGAAGGACTGCATTTGGGCTCAGAATGTTCACTACTCTATCAATTATGGTTACAGTTGGTTGCTACCAGACACTGGTACTGTTGACTTGGCATTCATGGCATCTGAACAG AGACTTCTCACCCAAGTAAGATTGATGAATATGGGAATTGCTCAACATAATAGCTGCTATCTTTGTGGAATTATGCCTGAGGATCACAAGCATCTTTTCATTGCGTGTGTCTACAGTGCTACTTGTTGTAGGTTGGTTTCTGATTGGTGCTCGTTTCAGATTCCACTAGCAAATTGTATACAGTGGTGGATAGCTTTGAGGTCTAGGACCCTTACTCAGAAGAAGGCTCTGACATCATTGTCTCCTCACTGA